The DNA segment TGGAGCGGAGGTGCGAGCGGGAGAAGCAGCCGGGCCAGCCACGGGCGACGAGCCACGGCAGCAGCGCGGGGCATTggggctccgccgccggcaaccggACCATGTCACGCCATGCCATGCACACCGTGTGGAAGCGGGACAAGTCGACGGCGTCATGGAGTTGGCCGGAGATCTCCCGGAGCAAGTCCGGCGGGAGGTTGGGCCAGCCGCAACTGGACGAGACGGCATCCATGGACGTCGACCAGATTAGATCAGATCAGCGGCTAGTGAGCGATCCAATCAACTGTTCGTCCGCTGGACTGCCATGTATAATGTATGCAAAAACGTAATTAACGAGGACTAACCTACATGCAACGCAAGCCAACATATGATATGATCGTTTCCTCAGATAATAACATAGCCTGATGAAACCTAATACGACACGATTAGAAAAAACAATGCAAAGGTGCAAACAAAACCCAAAAGGATAAGGCGGGTGAACAAGCCTGATCCAATAAGCAGTTTCCGCAAGAGAAACAGCACAAATGCCACACACACCGTGCTCTTCTTTTGCTTAAATAGATAAATGTTAGACAAAACTTTTGGATGCATCGACAAATTGGGGTAGAGGGGCATCATAACAGTAGCCTACGTGCATCAACTCGTGGCCACAACCAACAGTTAACAAGAAAGGAGCAGTAAACAGCAGGCATGAGAAAGGACTTGGGAGGATACAGAACCAAGAATCGCAAGAAAGCTACTATTTGAGGGACTAAACCAGTATCAGACGTGCTATGATGCCTCCGATGCAGCAAGCCCGCTGTTAAACCCCCACAAAGCCTGCCATCCAATTAAAAGCCTCGGCGCGGTGGTCGCTCCTCTGCAACATTCACTCTCAGCGCACGGCCATCCAAACTCTGTTGAATTCAGATTGGAAAAGTGTGTTACTTGGGTAAGCAAAGTTAAAGGACacaaaagttattgatggtATGAGTCAATTAGCATCAGTTCACAGCCTCCATGTAACACTGATTACCAGTGGTTGCTTAATCCTAGTTGTAAAGATGTCAGTGAATCGAATATACACTTACCTGTCCATCGAGGGCTGCAATAGCGTCGTCCAATTCTTCCTGTGTCGCCATTGTTACAAAACCAAATCCTCGTGAACGCCCAGTTTCTCTGTCGTACACAACTCTGGCATCGACTACTTTGCCATGCTCGCTGAACAGCTGTACCAACCTAGAGTCATCCACTTGCCAAGGGAGATTGCCCACATAAATCCTGAAAGAAGGCCCAAACTGACGGGGAGGTCTTTCCACCCGAGCGCCTCTAGGAGCTGCCTTGTTTACAGTCAGAAGCCTCCCATCAACATCCTATCCACATTAAAAAGGTTTATCATCAAagcatggaatttgtacattcTTTACAACATACTAccatactttttaaaaaaatagtagcaACAGAAGAACAAGTCTTAAGAGGTCTGTCAAAGAAAGTTAAAACATAGAAATCGCAGCTCTTACAACTTtagaattgttattcctcataGTCATATCAGTCAATAAAGATGATATATGCCTAATATGaccctccctttctttttcacTTTAACATTATAGTGTACCCTTGAATGAGAAACTAAGAGAAACTATCATGTCCATCCATGATCATTCAGAATGAAACGCCAATTAATGCCATAGTTGAAATAAGGAAAACAAATGCAAACTGTTTGAAGCCAGTTACATGCATACTGCAAGTATAGAAATTACTGTGTACACAATGAACATGAGCTGTAACTAACATATATAGGAAATCAGGTAATATTGAGCTTCAACAAAATGAAGAAAATGTTCAGGGGAAATAGGGCAATTTAGATAGAGAGAGACTCACGTAGCGATGGAACATCTCCACAGCCTTCTCAGCCTCCTCAACGGTGCTCATGGTGACAAATCCAAATCCACGACTCCGATCTGTTTCTCTGTTGTAGATGACCTGAACACGCAAAAGTAGAGTTCATTTCTGATCAAAAGAACAAAACCATGCATATCCTAATATTTTGTCTAACTAGTAACTGCCTCTATACGGTTCACATTAATTGTATcacataataaataaatgaataccCTAAAGACGGGAAGGTAAATATCAAAGGCATCTTTCATAAAACAAGTAGGATCCCCACCGAGCGTCTTATTATAATAAGCCATAGCTGCCCGTCTTGCAAGTGTTAAATGTGAAACACAAAAATAACTGTAATCCGCAGCCTAACAGTAAAACAGGGACAGTTCTTGTAAACACCTAGTATCCTACCAGCCTACCACATAGATGAGCCAGCTAGATTAAAGATTATAACAAGTTTCAACAGAGCAAGTGACCAAGcaggtaaataaaaaaaaatgaaagaagtgCATTTGCACAGGAGTCCACTGAACTGAACGCTGCTGCAACTTAGTTCTGTGTGGTCATTTTAGTGAGAGCGGAGAATGGAGAGGGTCACACCTCGGAGACCTCGACGATGCCGGCCTGTTCGAAGAGCTGGGCGAGGCGCTCGCTGTCGATGTCGTAGGGTAGGTTCCCGACGTAGACCTTGGCCTCCTCGGGCGGCTCCACGTACTCGCCGACCTCCTCTACGTCCTCAGCCTCCTCCGCGACTTCCGCGGAGGCCTCGacggcttcctcctccacctcctcatccgcctccgcctcctcctcggcctccggcgcgtacccctcctcctcctggtcaGACTCCTCCGGCACGTCGgactcctcggcggcgccgggctcagCGAagtcgagcgcggcggcggaggaggacgaagaggaTTCGAAGGAGTCGgacgcggcgagcggcgcgagggggaggcggcgggtggagcggaggtggaggtggaggcgcggggtggacggggagaggaggaggaggaatggagatgagggggagggggagggcttGGGGAGGaaggcgtcggtggcggcgagggagcgGAGGGacacggcgatggaggaggccatggtggggtggggtgggaaTGGAATGGAAGAGAATCGAAGGAAGGGGATAAGAGGCGACGGATtttggggggaggaggagtggagACGAGAGGCGAGGCCGACGAGACGACGAGGTTGGTTGGGTTGGGTTCATGATGATATCCTTCTTCTCCTTTCGCTTTCCTTATCCCAAGTCCATGGGCCCAAATCACGGCCCATATAGGAGTACGTGCATAGCCATTGGGCCGTAATAAATCGACAACAGTGAAATTAAGCTTTGTTTAAAAAAGAtgtgaatattagggaatgacctaatatcaaataattagaaggggtgaagTTTCGAACCCATATTATCTAGCCAActaccttgtggagctagccggaagacccctgaGCCAATTCAACCATGCCAttgctccaaaaaaaaattcaaaagaaaagaagaatctCACAAGCTATTGGTAGTGAAGtgatataatgaaataaatgatattttaattaaataatATGCTGCTAAGTCATCATACTAGGCTTGCATTGCCTACACAACCACTTTGTAAAATAAAAAGGTTTACAGTGGCCCGCCCTTCCCCTAGAGGTAATATCTCCCGGCTCTGAAACTAATCCAAGGGCTAGCTTTGCGGTACTGTACATTCATCTGTCATTTCCCCTGCGTGCAACACAATTGTACAAAGTTTCCTCAGTCGAGTTCAATTCCCAGAAGTTGAGTTGAATGAAAATCATCTTAGTTCAGAAAGATACCTGTCCTGAAAATTATTAGGTAGAAATAACAGGTcttggaggagggggaggaagaggcatCCTTGAAGGCGCCTCTGCAGCCAGATCACTGAACACCACAACACAATAGGAAAAtgaatcagaattcagaaccaaaAGAACAATCCTAGCAGGTAGCACGAGGTGAAGCCAGCTACTTGCATCTTCAGTTTCTGTGTCAGATATGCTACAAACCTGATCCTCTTGCTGATTATGGCTGCGTACTGGCTTGGTATCTTCTTCAGCGCTTCTAAAGCAAATTGTTCCTCCTTCTCGGTTTCAGGCATTTCTCTTgacattattatttttgtgaaATCAACAAACTGCAAAGACAAAAAAAGCTTATGAGCAAATCCTCCCATATAAATCAATATCGTGATGCCCAACAAACACCTGGAAATTGTCAAACAGCTGTCGATCCTCCTGACAGTGCATCAGCTGCTCATCCCATGGACCATCGCCGACTCCCACAAGCACGATAGAAAGAGGGAAATGACTGCACAAGTACACATTTTCCTTACACAAATTCAAGTATAGCTATATGTTTTAAAAGAATAGTAAGTTGCACATTATCTTCGGTCAGTACTTTTAGATAAGTTACGTTCAGATAGTTGAGTTTAGAATTCAGAAACATCTAATCTAATTAGTGTTGGCACTGTGTACCTCGCCTGTACAAGAGCCTGGAGAGTCCTTTCTTCCAGGTAGTTCTCATCCCGATTGTTCGCAGAGTTAGCACCACAACATATTGGAACCTGAGGTAGCATGAGCAAAATacatggattaaaaaaaaaactagtggaGCAGGTAAGGTGTCAATAAGATTCTGGAAGAACAGCAACTTTTTTTCAGACATTCAGAGAAAAAGGCACACCTGCCCATCAGCTATTATCAGTAGGATGTGATACTGGTAGCCGGAGTCCTGAGTTATTCTCATGGCAGTTTCTATTATTGGTGCTAAAGATGTCGGACCTAAACCACAACTCACCAGTTATCTTTCTGAAGAAGAGAGATGAATTCATCGTTCATCCTTCTCAAGAATGAACTCGTCGGTCACAATATAGATACCTGACAGCCGGACATGTGGCGCAATTTCTCTGTATCCCCTTAGAACTTCAGAAACACCATTGCAATACTGTCGCCTGCCCGAGTAGAAGCTGAAGACATTTCGGTCGTGCGTCGATGCTGAAAAGGCAGAAGCAAACGAGTGAGCAAAAATCTCAGTATCTCACTTCATTTCTCAACAGAGAAATGCAGAGAGAAAGAACTAGAAGACGACGGAGAAGCTTTTGCTTACTGTCCCCAAATCCAAAACATGGGATCCTGTTGTCTTCGTCGAACGTCGATAAGGTCTTGCCGATGATACTAATCGCTTGCTCGTACGGGTTGAGGGAGTCCTCTGAAATGTGATGCAGGCTTCTCCCGTTGAAACAATGTTTCCCTGAAAATTTCCACCCGTTGATTAAACCATGACGAGAGGCAACACTGCAACAATGACAAATCTCGATTCTTGGAAGCTAAAAATACATACCTGTCCACTCGTTGCTTTTGGTGAAATCCACTCCAATGATAATATTGGACGACTCGAGACCGACCTTTTCAAGAGCTTCCTTAACCTGCATGGATTAATCATGCAAAGATAACTCAACAATACACTTCTGACTAACTGGGTGATAAATTGGCAAATCATGCAAAAAGTTCAGTTCAAGAACTACTCATACAGACTGCAACTGACCTGATCCAAGGTATCATATCTCTGCGAATCCCAGGAGTTGTTGATCCTCAGGTTGCCGATCTCATCTCTATTCAGGCGTACAGTCCAAGAATAAATGGTCCAGAACAGCAGCAAGAAAGTAGAAAAGAACATGCCGATTCtcgaagaaagaagagaagactgTGAAGAAAGAGCTCAGCGAGAAGATGCAGGCGTTTCACAGTAGCATGGTGAGCCTATATACAGTAACGAAGGAAGCGAATCAGCTGAAGCTAAGGCGAGCGATTGGTCGTCAGGAAGCTTCAGAGCAACAACTCCgttgatttaaaattttagataAAAGAATATGGCAAGAACGCGCAAGGGTTGTCGCTGTGTACGCGGCTGAAACGAGTAGATGGTGGTTGCCGTGAAAATACTAGGCTCAGGCTGTTTTACAATGCTTGATTGCTTGGTGCAATTTTCATTCTTTCAGTCTTCAGACAAAGTGCAGCTGTTTTGCTAGCACTGACTAATTGAGTAGTACTACTGTAATCTCTTGCTCTCGCACCACGTACTAATTAAGTATAAATACGGTAGTGGCAGGCAAGAAAGGCAGCGAATTCTTGGAGTTCTTCTTAATTGACTCGTGAGTTCATAcctgaaagaaaagaaaagtggCATGGCTAGTGGAATATGCTTTGGTGTTGTGGCTGGCTGGCTAGTGTAGTGGCATGGGATTTATCTAGCATAGAATTCAGTTAAGAGCAATACTAAAATATGGTATCCATGTAGTAACATATGATTAAAATATCACCGAGTTGCATGATGCCATAAGCGTAGCATTTGCCTTGacggggagaagaggaagaaaagaaaaaaagcaatCCGCGTTCAGTGAAAGTGAGACGGCCTGCAGGACGACGACTTGACCTGACGAGCCGGATGCTACAGTCATGTGGCGAGCACTAGACCAGCAGCTCAGAATCTTGTTCTATTTTCCCGCAATTACCTGCCCGGAATGTAATAACTTTCTTAATTTCGTAATCGAATTCGCTAAAGAAAAAGCAATATTCTGATGTGTGAGTATGAGAAAACCGTGTAGTAGTCCCCCAAGATCGATGccactcaaatagttatgatttttttaaaaaaaaattgataaaatatattaatacgtaatatatcactctacaaattTGCAACTTAAAATTCATAGCAACTTGTGAGTATGACAAAACCGCGtaatattcttttttcctgAAGATCGATGcagatatatttatatagaagaggatatttatatagatgtgtgtgtgtgaatgtaATCATATGAACTTCCAAATAGAAGAGATTGCCAAATGAAGGTTGGTATTCCagactctcctctcctccttcacATGAAAATAACCATCAGCATCGATCATCCATTTGCGTTGCCTCGATCAGCTCTTAACAATTTGCAAGTTCACTGAGCGCATGCAGTGCTAGACACATACAGATGATCCCCTTTGGTCCTTGTCTGCAAATTTTACTCGCAAGGGACGCCCATCCAAAATCTGCAAGAAGttatcatcaattcatcattcaCGGAGGATTATACATCAATCCCATGTGGATTTACGCAGCGAATTAACTAATTAAGCACATACATCATACTGACCTGTCCATTGAGCATGGTGACAACGTCGGCCGGTTCAGCATCCGCTGCGATCGCCATTGTTGCGAATCCAAAACCTCGTGAAAAACGTCCCCTGCTACCTCTCTCGCACATCACCCTCGCATCCGTAACCACTACGAATCCGTCATGCCCATGCCCATGCTTGCTCTTGATCTTGCTCATCAAGAAGCGTCTCAGCCCATGGCTGTCTACCTTCCTCGGCAGATTGCCAACGTGGATCCTCATTAGTTGCACATTAGGCTCAACAACCTGCAGGCCTCTCTCTTTGATTTCCTGCATCGATCAAGCTAagcttggttaattaattaactcgcagattatatatatagtatcacTGATCATTATTTCTACTAGATGGATCACTTTTGTGCGCGCGGTTGGGTTACCTAGATCTCGATGGTGGTGGGAGCAAGAGCaatggcaggcggcggcggcgacgcgagccagatgcagccgtcgccgccttcgctCCACCACTGGGCTACCGCGCGAGGAAGCAGCTCCACCACCTCCGACGTGGCGTCGCCGAAGCTGTACCTCAACACGCGGCACCGCTcacgccccgccgccgtcgcccacgcCCACCTGTGGACGAAGTAggcgcacccgccgccgcggcccacgCCCAGCTGCGCGGCGTCTATGGCGAGGCTGACCGGGCGTCCCAGGAACAGCGCGCGGTCGTCCATGCTCCGGCCGTCCTTCCTCACCCACAcccagctgccgccgccctccgcctccaGCGCGTACACCGACACCGACAACGCGCTCGCCAGCGGCCTGCCGGCGACACGGCAGCCCCGGACGTCGCTGCAGTAGCCGCTGTCGGCGAGGACGAACGCCCAGAGCAGCTCGCCGCGATATTCGAGGAGGTGGCTGGATTGGATCTCCTTGCCTGGCTCTTCTGGCCACCACCGACTCCACTTGCcttcgccggcggtggtggctgctCCGGTCGTCACGACGCACCAATAATCCTTACCATTGTGCAGTAGCATCTTGCCGCCGTCGGTATATAGGACACGGCAGACATCCCTCAAGAGGTAGGGGAAGTTGACAATGAGATGCCTATCCATGAGCATCCACGCCTCGTCGCCGGGACGCAGGATTGCGGCGTGGAAGTGGCACCTGTACGCGTGATCGTATTGATCCCAATAGGTTTCACCAAGGGCGTACACAAAGACGgtgccgtcgccggagacggagaaGAAGAAGTGATCGGCCCACGTCTTCATCTCATCTGGGCAGGAGGGCagaggggtggtggcggcggctcctccGGTCATGATCAGAGGGTAGTAGAGGCTGCAGGGCTCGCCGTCGTAGCCGATCGCCAGCTGGCTCTTGGTTGGAATTCGgatcggggcggcggcggggtggcggctGGACTTGGAGAAGACGCAGCGGGCGgtgcggtggccggtggcgtCGCCGGGGGAGAGGAGCCACGGCAGGAAGGTGGGGGGATGGGGCGGGAGCGTGCGGCGCCATGACTTGCAGACGGCGTGGAAGCGGGCGAagtcggcggtggcgtggaggcggcgcgagATGTTGGCGAGGAGATC comes from the Oryza glaberrima chromosome 9, OglaRS2, whole genome shotgun sequence genome and includes:
- the LOC127783585 gene encoding 28 kDa ribonucleoprotein, chloroplastic-like, giving the protein MASSIAVSLRSLAATDAFLPKPSPSPSSPFLLLLSPSTPRLHLHLRSTRRLPLAPLAASDSFESSSSSSAAALDFAEPGAAEESDVPEESDQEEEGYAPEAEEEAEADEEVEEEAVEASAEVAEEAEDVEEVGEYVEPPEEAKVYVGNLPYDIDSERLAQLFEQAGIVEVSEVIYNRETDRSRGFGFVTMSTVEEAEKAVEMFHRYDVDGRLLTVNKAAPRGARVERPPRQFGPSFRIYVGNLPWQVDDSRLVQLFSEHGKVVDARVVYDRETGRSRGFGFVTMATQEELDDAIAALDGQSLDGRALRVNVAEERPPRRGF